One genomic window of Corticium candelabrum chromosome 9, ooCorCand1.1, whole genome shotgun sequence includes the following:
- the LOC134184712 gene encoding tyrosine-protein kinase receptor torso-like, producing MEYLSSCSIIHRDLAARNCMLNSDMTVKIADFGMARYINEESYYRQQSDTPVPVKWMAPESLLRKVYSEKSDVWSFGVTSWEVFSLGISPYANTPNVGIVDHLRTGHRLPPPAACPSNIFEIIASCWLWEEVERPNFKNLLKKINKLFDGHFGYLTLEEIS from the exons ATGGAGTACCTCAGCAGTTGCTCTATAATTCATAGAGATCTAGCTGCAAGAAACTGCAT GTTAAATTCTGACATGACAGTAAAAATTGCTGATTTTGGTATGGCACGTTATATAAACGAGGAATCCTactacagacaacaaagtgacacacCAGTTCCTGTCAAATGGATGGCTCCTGAAAGCTTGCTCCGAAAAGTCTATTCCGAGAAGAGCGACGTG tgGTCTTTTGGCGTGACGTCGTGGGAAGTATTCAGCTTGGGAATATCTCCTTACGCAAACACTCCTAACGTGGGCATTGTTGATCACCTTCGGACTGGACATAGATTACCTCCTCCTGCTGCTTGCCCTTCAAATAT ATTTGAAATTATTGCCTCGTGTTGGCTTTGGGAAGAAGTCGAAAGACCCAATTTCAAGAATCTTTTgaaaaagataaacaaactttttgaTGGGCATTTTGGTTATCTGACTCTTGAAGAAATTAGTTAA
- the LOC134185052 gene encoding transport and Golgi organization protein 6 homolog has translation MNAALLSNLRRVVEMCDTGFLSSISIQLSATLQSTASVRQQFVAACLHLLTLLTDELVRLREKSAQMSDLDQLSTPRLSPDALSVLQQQTVSNALQFVVALGVYPYLQSGVGLPLSARLKQSQLLGFSDILCASETRVDKEFVRRHVETVLALCKCLRHAALRSVIISKHLVDLLASLLQISFFPDYQGCRNDECNEALKNLVDETYQPLIIRQLLLLQGPPPRQSQKESVNRANSLTTKEACVTPKWLRDACGRLLSERLMKDKGVYAVILAIINVPGSKLLSDRYGLSTLDQNGSRFCWP, from the coding sequence ATGAATGCCGCTCTGCTGTCCAACTTGCGTCGTGTGGTCGAGATGTGTGACACCGGCTTTCTATCAAGTATTTCCATTCAGTTGTCGGCCACTTTGCAATCGACTGCATCAGTCAGACAACAATTTGTCGCCGCGTGTCTTCATCTTCTGACGCTCCTAACGGACGAGTTGGTGCGTCTTCGCGAGAAGAGCGCTCAGATGTCAGACCTCGACCAACTTTCGACTCCAAGATTGTCTCCTGATGCGTTGAGTGTGTTACAGCAGCAGACAGTGTCCAACGCTctacagtttgttgttgctctTGGTGTGTACCCTTATCTGCAGAGTGGAGTCGGACTGCCACTGTCTGCTCGTTTGAAACAGTCACAGCTGCTCGGATTTAGTGACATATTGTGTGCATCAGAGACTCGTGTTGATAAAGAGTTTGTGAGAAGGCACGTAGAGACGGTTCTCGCACTGTGCAAGTGTTTGCGTCATGCTGCCTTACGATCTGTTATTATATCGAAACATCTCGTCGACCTGTTGGCATCATTATTACAAATCAGCTTCTTTCCTGACTACCAGGGCTGTAGAAATGATGAGTGTAATGAAGCTTTAAAGAACCTTGTGGATGAAACTTATCAGCCTCTCATCATCaggcagctgttgctgttgcaagGCCCTCCGCCTAGACAATCTCAGAAGGAGTCGGTAAACCGAGCAAATAGTTTGACGACGAAGGAGGCATGTGTGACCCCCAAATGGCTTCGTGATGCATGTGGAAGGTTGTTGTCCGAACGACTGATGAAAGACAAGGGTGTTTATGCTGTGATTCTAGCAATCATTAATGTGCCAGGAAGTAAGTTACTATCTGATAGATatggcctgtccacactagaccagaatggatcgcgatttTGCTGGCCGTGA
- the LOC134185050 gene encoding transport and Golgi organization protein 6 homolog produces the protein MLWKRCEMVSQLVANCPRQAESVEEYYKMIGPQILNILKTSTQDSTKAAYLQVAVSTISAVFERNETLAWEYLLWPAMQPLCYMLKDSHLHSTLNFPIRTRDTWLLSSEEEVSECVECLHKMFVQCNCLGPHVAHHLSVVMPALVRLHCVSTRSVSHLRSLSQEVLTTFIKRVENKVTVTVLSQSLMPYTSFMSKASNDHVISDLDVFNNDMGLVRGPSGGLMVVNSFCPCPQSDLVLIKRNFQTECDWLVSTVQDPSCASGFLQILFEELGAALCVPQPEESDKSLLTVEETLEGSSRQHALILTNYCAALCQELSQSMFDDPVVLINFLAASFRQSVLELTYCKPGLALETLPLAIGLTSALLAAEQKVLKAHRTQINSLLPHLEVLSNEHPDSSTRELLCDIQIAIVTHGAVWSGISEKGDDNEDKVEETNGLFRGAMEELLDPLLPVRAHGLRQLTSLIQKRDPEATSNSDKLLLIFRQQLEHSDSYIYLAAINGLVALGDRFPDQVVSVLCKQFALFYGDDNGDVSWRARGLAKPSVCDKEKPRLNPDLRMKLGEALVKLTQLLGDLLPRYSQPLLSAVLCTVKDSDELVRASSMSNLATVCNRLQFSLGGVLHELLGCITAVVSHDPSPRVRRAAVLVVEKMITGLGKSCLEVMGDSIRDVYRLLKQVHASERDEQTRIQAEAALGELDSIMRQGLFPSQELRKKIVVLGDT, from the exons ATGCTGTGGAAGCGTTGCGAGATGGTTTCACAGCTGGTGGCAAATTGTCCACGCCAGGCAGAGTCGGTTGAGGAATATTACAAAATGATCGGCCCTCAG ATTTTGAACATACTGAAAACGTCAACGCAAGACTCTACAAAGGCCGCTTATCTTCAAGTTGCAGTATCAACTATTAGTGCAGTGTTTGAGAGAAACGAGACACTAGCTTGGGAGTATTTATTGTGGCCAGCGATGCAGCCTCTATGTTACATGCTGAAAGACAGTCATCTCCACTCGACGCTTAATTTCCCTATTCGGACACGTGACACGTGGCTGCTATCGTCAGAAGAAGAAGTATCCGAGTGCGTCGAGTGTCTTCATAAA ATGTTTGTGCAGTGTAATTGTCTGGGTCCGCACGTTGCTCACCATTTGTCTGTCGTCATGCCTGCACTAGTCAGACTGCATTGTGTGTCTACGAGGAGTGTATCTCATCTGAG GTCTCTGAGTCAGGAGGTTTTGACGACATTTATTAAACGAGTGGAGAATAAAGTCACTGTGACTGTACTGTCTCAGTCACTCATGCCTTACACGTCATTTATGAGCAAGGCATCGAATGATCACGTTATCTCTGACCTTGATGTATTTAATAATGACATGGGTCTTGTGAGAGGTCCTAGTGGTGGTCTCATGGTCGTCAATAGTTTTTGTCCGTGTCCACAGTCGGATCTTGTTCTTATCAAGAGAAACTTTCAGACGGAATGCGACTGGCTTGTGTCGACTGTACAAGATCCAAGTTGTGCATCCGGTTTTCTTCAAATTCTGTTTGAAGAACTCGGTGCAGCACTTTGTGTACCACAACCCGAGGAAAGCGACAAGTCGTTGCTTACTGTAGAGGAGACTTTGGAAGGTTCAAGTAGGCAACACGCGTTAATCCTAACGAACTACTGTGCAGCGCTGTGCCAAGAGCTCAGTCAGAGTATGTTTGACGATCCGGTCGTTTTGATCAATTTTCTTGCCGCCTCATTTCGTCAATCTGTGTTAGAGCTAACCTATTGCAAACCTGGTTTGGCACTGGAAACGTTGCCTCTTGCCATTGGTTTAACGTCTGCTTTACTCGCCGCTGAACAGAAAGTACTGAAAGCTCATCGTACTCAAATCAACTCTTTATTACCACACTTGGAAGTTCTATCAAACGAGCATCCCGACTCGAGCACAAGAGAACTGTTGTGTGACATACAAATCGCGATTGTAACTCATGGAGCCGTCTGGTCCGGCATATCCGAGAAAGGAGATGACAACGAGGACAAAGTAGAAGAGACAAACGGCCTCTTTAGAGGCGCTATGGAGGAACTGCTTGATCCTCTTCTTCCTGTTCGAGCTCACGGTCTACGTCAGTTGACGTCACTTATTCAAAAGAGAGATCCAGAAGCAACGAGCAACAGCGACAAACTCCTGCTGATATTTAGACAACAGTTAGAACATTCGGACAGTTATATCTATCTTGCTGCCATTAACGGATTGGTTGCATTGGGAGACAGATTTCCCGATCAAGTAGTTTCTGTGTTGTGCAAGCAGTTTGCATTGTTTTATGGAGACGACAACGGCGATGTCAGTTGGAGAGCGAGGGGATTGGCAAAGCCGTCAGTTTGTGATAAAGAGAAACCTCGCTTGAATCCTGATTTGAGAATGAAGCTTGGAGAAGCTCTTGTCAAGCTGACGCAGTTATTGGGTGATTTGTTGCCACGTTATAGTCAGCCGTTGTTGTCCGCGGTTTTGTGCACTGTGAAGGACTCGGACGAGTTGGTGAGAGCCAGCAGCATGTCGAATCTTGCAACTGTTTGTAACCGCCTTCAGTTCTCGCTTGGAGGTGTTCTTCACGAG ctcCTTGGCTGTATAACTGCTGTAGTGTCTCATGATCCGTCTCCCAGAGTGAGAAGAGCTGCTGTCCTAGTAGTGGAGAAAATGATTACGGGACTGGGAAAGTCATGTTTGGAG GTGATGGGTGACAGTATTCGAGATGTTTATCGACTACTGAAGCAAGTCCATGCAAGTGAGAGAGACGAACAAACAAGAATTCAAGCCGAAGCTGCACTGGGAGAACTAGACAGTATTATGCGACAAGGTCTCTTCCCATCTCAAGAGTTAAGAAAAAAGATAGTTGTGCTTGGAGACACGTGA
- the LOC134185051 gene encoding large ribosomal subunit protein uL3-like — translation MSHRKFSAPRHGSLGFLPRKRSRRHRGKVKSFPRDNPSLPPHLTAFIGYKAGMTHVVREPDRPGSKVNKKEVVEAVTIVEAAPMIIVGIVGYVETPRGLRALKTIFAEHLNAECKRRFYKNWCKSEKKAFSKASLKWSQGLESVNKDFDRIKRYCKVIRALAHTQPKMMKMRMKKAHIMEIQVNGGTVPEKVDWVREQMEKPVTVEKVFSQDEMIDVIGVTKGKGFKGVTCRWKTKKLPRKTHKGLRKVACIGAWHPARVRYSVARAGQMGYHHRTEVNKKIYRVGKGLHQKDGKLIKNNAATQYDDTDKSITPVGGFPHYGEVNQDYLMLKGCIMGPKKRVVTLRKSLLVHTSRVALEKIDLKWIDTASKFGHGRFQTPQEKKNFMGLLKKDKEKEEA, via the exons TTGGATTTCTTCCGAGGAAACGGTCTCGCCGTCACCGAGGAAAGGTGAAGTCGTTTCCAAGAGACAACCCGTCTCTCCCACCTCATCTCACCGCCTTTATTGGATACAAAGCCGGAATGACTCACGTCGTCCGTGAGCCCGACCGTCCAGGCTCCA AGGTCAACAAGAAAGAAGTCGTAGAAGCGGTAACGATCGTAGAAGCAGCACCAATGATTATTGTTGGTATTGTCGGATACGTGGAGACGCCACGTGGTCTGCGAGCGCTCAAGACCATCTTTGCTGAACATCTCAACGCCGAATGCAAGCGTCGCTTTTACAAAAACTG GTGTAAGTCTGAAAAGAAAGCTTTCAGCAAGGCGTCGCTCAAATGGAGCCAAGGGTTGGAATCTGTAAACAAAGATTTCGATAGAATCAAGAGATATTGTAAAGTTATCCGGGCTCTCGCACATACTCAG CCGAAGATGATGAAAATGCGCATGAAGAAGGCTCACATAATGGAGATCCAAGTGAATGGTGGCACTGTGCCCGAGAAG GTTGACTGGGTGAGAGAACAAATGGAGAAGCCTGTTACAGTAGAAAAGGTGTTTTCTCAGGATGAGATGATCGATGTCATCGGTGTTACGAAGGGCAAGGGTTTCAAAGGAGTGACATGTCGCTGGAAGACCAAGAAGCTTCCTAGGAAGACACACAAGGGTCTAAGGAAAGTGGCTTGTATTGGAGCTTGGCATCCGGCTCGAGTGCGATATTCTGTCGCAAGAGCTGGCCAAATGGGTTATCATCACCGAACAGAGGTAAACAAGAAGATCTACCGTGTTGGGAAGGGATTACACCAAAAGGATGGAAAACTGATCAAAAACAATGCAGCGACACAATATGATGATACAGACAAGAGCATCACACCAGTG GGAGGATTTCCACACTATGGAGAAGTGAACCAAGATTATTTGATGCTGAAGGGCTGCATTATGGGACCAAAGAAGAGAGTCGTCACACTCAGGAAG TCACTTTTAGTTCACACAAGTCGAGTGGCCTTGGAGAAGATTGACCTGAAATGGATCGATACAGCTTCCAAGTTCGGGCATGGTCGATTCCAAACACCACAAGAGAAGAAGAACTTTATG GGTCTTCTCAAGAAggacaaagaaaaagaagaggCGTGA